A single Brevundimonas sp. SL130 DNA region contains:
- a CDS encoding ferredoxin--NADP reductase encodes MTDAALSPAPVKASPFNELEVLWVRHWTDSLFSFAVKRPEDFRFRSGEFVMIGLPGEDGGKPVLRAYSIASPCWAEELEFFSIKVADGPLTSRLQKIVAGDTVLMGKKPTGTLVLDALTGGERLFLIGTGTGLAPWLSVARDPETYSRFGHVYVIHTVRSVADLAYRDFFTREIHDDPLIGEEAQAQLTYYPTVTREAFENPGRITDRIKSGDFFRDLGLPDGFDPAKDRVMLCGSMAMIKEAGELLETYGLKEGSNAEPADYVLERAFVG; translated from the coding sequence ATGACAGACGCCGCCCTCTCCCCCGCCCCGGTTAAGGCCAGCCCGTTCAACGAACTGGAGGTTCTGTGGGTCCGCCACTGGACCGACAGCCTGTTCAGTTTCGCCGTGAAACGGCCCGAGGATTTCCGCTTCCGCTCGGGCGAGTTCGTGATGATCGGCCTGCCGGGAGAAGACGGCGGCAAGCCCGTGTTGCGCGCCTATTCCATCGCCAGCCCCTGCTGGGCCGAGGAACTGGAGTTCTTCTCCATCAAGGTCGCCGACGGGCCCCTGACCTCGCGGCTGCAAAAGATCGTGGCCGGGGACACGGTGCTGATGGGCAAGAAGCCGACCGGCACCCTGGTGCTGGACGCCCTGACCGGCGGCGAGCGGCTGTTCCTGATCGGCACCGGCACGGGTCTGGCGCCCTGGCTCAGCGTCGCGCGCGATCCTGAAACCTATTCCCGCTTCGGCCATGTCTATGTGATCCACACGGTGCGCAGCGTCGCCGACCTGGCCTATCGCGACTTCTTCACCCGCGAGATCCATGACGATCCGCTGATCGGCGAAGAAGCCCAGGCCCAGCTGACCTATTATCCGACGGTTACGCGCGAAGCCTTTGAAAATCCGGGCCGGATCACCGACCGGATCAAGTCCGGCGACTTCTTCCGCGACCTGGGCCTTCCCGACGGTTTCGATCCAGCCAAGGACCGGGTCATGCTGTGCGGATCGATGGCTATGATCAAGGAAGCCGGCGAACTGCTGGAGACCTATGGGCTGAAGGAAGGCTCCAACGCCGAACCCGCCGACTATGTGCTGGAACGCGCCTTCGTCGGTTGA
- a CDS encoding S9 family peptidase has translation MRTVLLASTILLSAGSAFAQTTPQQTPSNILTPERVFSSPSLNGPVAKGVSLSPDGQLVAFLRSREDNVDVQDLWAAPTGEGEAYKLIDARALVPDAGELSEAEKARRERMRISARGVVDYSWDQQGRYILAPLEGDIFLASRADGKVRRLTETAADEIDAKVSPKGSYVSWVRDQNLVIYDLATGKETPITDDGAGLITWATAEFIAQEEMDRDTGYWWSPDERYIALTRVDESPVDIVPRFEITGAGATMVEQRYPRAGRPNALVELYVRNQQTGARVKVDLGSNTDIYLARVDWADDGKTLYVQRHSRDQKTLDLLSVDPATGASRVILSQKAQAWVDLNNDFHVLPDGRFIWSNEDSGWRHLYLYDRNGRQLRAITRGAYPVKHLDGVNEKTGEVYFTASMRDGKELPIEQQMFRVSLNRTVDPVAVTPAGGWWNVSVNGPATAYVGNYSDPKTPPQSALYRIDGTRIRWIEENKLDADHAFAPYVSRLQAPQFGTMQSHGETLVWRMTTPPGFDPSKKYPVVMQVYGGPGTGAGVQKSWQPLTNQLLTEAGYIVFRVDNRGEGDRSQAFETSIYRRLGIPAVEDQALAAQWLKTLPYVDADHIAMMGWSFGGFLSLLAVTEPEAGLASALAGAAPTEWSLYDTHYTERYMSTPQDNPEGYAATDVLPRLDDLTGRLLILHGMADDNVIFGNATRVIDALQAKSMPFEMMLYPGQRHGVRGEPRQLQQWRTYLDFLDRTIGKRAEPAD, from the coding sequence ATGCGCACAGTTCTTCTTGCTTCGACCATCCTCCTGTCGGCCGGTTCGGCGTTCGCCCAAACCACCCCTCAGCAGACGCCCTCCAACATCCTGACGCCCGAGCGGGTCTTCTCCAGCCCCAGCCTGAACGGCCCGGTGGCCAAGGGGGTCAGCCTGTCGCCGGACGGCCAACTGGTCGCCTTCCTGCGTTCGCGCGAAGACAATGTGGATGTCCAGGACCTGTGGGCCGCCCCGACCGGCGAGGGCGAGGCCTACAAGCTGATCGACGCCCGCGCCCTGGTCCCCGACGCCGGCGAACTGTCCGAGGCCGAGAAGGCGCGGCGCGAGCGGATGCGCATCAGCGCCCGCGGCGTCGTCGACTATTCCTGGGACCAGCAGGGCCGCTACATCCTGGCGCCGCTGGAGGGCGACATCTTCCTGGCCAGCCGCGCCGACGGCAAGGTGCGCCGCCTGACCGAGACCGCCGCCGACGAGATCGACGCCAAGGTCTCGCCCAAGGGCAGCTATGTCTCCTGGGTCCGCGACCAGAACCTGGTGATCTATGACCTGGCGACGGGCAAGGAGACGCCGATTACTGACGACGGCGCCGGCCTGATCACCTGGGCCACGGCCGAGTTCATCGCCCAGGAAGAGATGGATCGCGACACCGGCTATTGGTGGAGCCCCGACGAACGCTACATCGCCCTGACCCGTGTGGACGAAAGCCCGGTGGACATCGTCCCCCGCTTCGAGATCACCGGCGCCGGCGCCACCATGGTCGAGCAGCGCTATCCCCGCGCTGGCCGCCCCAACGCCCTGGTCGAACTCTATGTCCGGAATCAGCAGACCGGCGCTCGGGTCAAGGTGGACCTGGGATCCAACACCGACATCTATCTGGCGCGGGTTGATTGGGCCGACGACGGCAAGACCCTGTATGTCCAGCGTCACTCGCGCGACCAAAAGACGCTGGACCTGCTCAGCGTCGATCCGGCCACCGGCGCCTCGCGCGTGATCCTCAGCCAGAAGGCCCAGGCCTGGGTCGATCTGAACAACGACTTCCACGTCCTGCCGGACGGCCGCTTCATCTGGTCGAACGAGGACAGCGGCTGGCGGCACCTGTATCTATACGACCGCAACGGCCGTCAGCTGCGGGCCATCACGCGCGGCGCCTATCCGGTCAAACATCTGGACGGCGTCAACGAAAAGACCGGCGAGGTCTATTTCACCGCCTCGATGCGCGACGGCAAGGAACTGCCGATCGAGCAGCAGATGTTCCGCGTCAGCCTGAACCGGACCGTCGATCCGGTGGCGGTGACGCCGGCCGGCGGCTGGTGGAACGTCTCGGTCAACGGGCCGGCGACGGCCTATGTCGGCAACTATTCCGATCCCAAGACCCCGCCCCAGTCGGCCCTGTACCGGATCGACGGCACGCGGATCCGCTGGATTGAAGAGAACAAGCTCGACGCCGACCACGCCTTCGCCCCCTATGTCTCGCGCCTGCAAGCGCCCCAGTTCGGCACGATGCAGAGCCACGGCGAAACCCTGGTCTGGCGCATGACCACGCCGCCCGGCTTCGATCCGTCGAAGAAATATCCGGTGGTGATGCAGGTCTATGGCGGCCCCGGCACCGGGGCCGGCGTGCAAAAGAGCTGGCAGCCCCTGACCAACCAGTTGCTGACCGAGGCCGGCTATATCGTCTTCCGCGTTGACAACCGCGGCGAGGGCGACCGGTCCCAGGCCTTCGAGACCAGCATCTATCGCCGCCTGGGCATTCCTGCGGTCGAGGATCAGGCCCTGGCCGCCCAATGGCTGAAGACCCTGCCCTATGTGGACGCCGATCATATCGCCATGATGGGCTGGAGCTTCGGCGGCTTCCTCAGCCTGCTGGCCGTGACCGAGCCCGAGGCCGGTCTGGCTTCCGCCCTGGCCGGCGCCGCGCCGACGGAATGGAGCCTGTACGACACCCATTACACCGAACGCTACATGTCCACGCCCCAGGACAATCCGGAAGGTTACGCCGCCACCGACGTCCTGCCGCGCCTGGATGATCTGACCGGTCGCCTGCTGATCCTGCACGGCATGGCCGACGACAATGTCATCTTCGGCAACGCCACCCGCGTGATCGACGCCCTCCAGGCCAAGAGCATGCCCTTCGAGATGATGCTCTATCCCGGCCAGCGGCACGGCGTCCGCGGCGAACCGAGGCAACTTCAGCAATGGCGCACCTATCTCGACTTCCTGGACCGCACGATCGGCAAGCGGGCGGAGCCGGCGGACTGA
- a CDS encoding HigA family addiction module antitoxin, whose protein sequence is MNYFTLNDPVHPGELIKEDILPHFQWTIGQAAKHLGIARPNLSNVLNGKTALTVDLALQLESAFGVDAEMLTQMMTTYAIKKAKADPDRKLADRVPEPA, encoded by the coding sequence ATGAACTACTTTACCCTGAACGATCCTGTTCACCCCGGAGAACTCATCAAGGAAGATATCTTGCCGCATTTCCAATGGACAATTGGACAAGCTGCCAAGCATCTCGGCATCGCTCGTCCAAATCTTTCCAATGTCCTGAATGGAAAAACGGCGCTGACTGTCGATTTGGCGCTCCAACTGGAGTCGGCTTTCGGCGTTGATGCAGAAATGCTGACGCAGATGATGACGACCTACGCGATCAAAAAGGCCAAAGCTGATCCCGACCGTAAATTGGCGGATCGTGTTCCCGAACCAGCCTGA
- a CDS encoding type II toxin-antitoxin system RelE/ParE family toxin encodes MKIGDPSDKRLVQLIRANDGDSVKGLKPQDAKKIRRQIAAIEAAATPKQIASMPGWKVHELTPGYPGKWAMTVTGNYRLTFQFVGGEAHDLAFEDYH; translated from the coding sequence ATGAAAATTGGAGACCCCTCGGATAAGCGGCTAGTGCAGCTGATCCGAGCAAATGACGGCGACAGCGTGAAGGGCCTTAAACCCCAGGACGCGAAAAAGATCAGGCGCCAGATCGCGGCAATCGAGGCGGCGGCAACCCCGAAGCAGATTGCATCAATGCCCGGCTGGAAGGTTCATGAACTCACCCCTGGATATCCTGGGAAATGGGCCATGACCGTGACCGGTAACTACAGGCTTACATTCCAGTTCGTCGGCGGCGAAGCCCACGATCTGGCGTTTGAGGACTACCACTGA
- a CDS encoding SemiSWEET family sugar transporter — MALPDLIANIVGAAAAVCSVTSFAPQAIKIWKARDALSVSLRTYCLTVTRFALWVVYGVMTQAWPVTVANACALVMASGVLVMKWCFRDGDPDA; from the coding sequence ATGGCTCTCCCCGACTTGATCGCCAATATCGTCGGCGCGGCGGCGGCGGTCTGCTCAGTGACCAGTTTCGCACCCCAGGCGATCAAGATCTGGAAGGCGCGCGACGCCTTGTCGGTCAGTCTGAGGACCTATTGCCTGACCGTGACCCGTTTCGCCCTGTGGGTGGTCTATGGCGTCATGACCCAGGCCTGGCCAGTGACCGTGGCCAACGCCTGCGCCCTGGTCATGGCCTCGGGCGTGCTGGTGATGAAGTGGTGCTTCCGCGACGGCGATCCCGACGCCTGA
- a CDS encoding SCP2 sterol-binding domain-containing protein: MPDLAQVTDHIRGAVGDNSGLGKTVKLDLGDEGKIFIDGASVPNTVTNEDKPADATVSMKWDDFMALSEGKLDPMMAFMQGKLKIAGDMMIAQKLAPLLKR, from the coding sequence ATGCCTGATCTTGCACAAGTCACAGACCATATCCGCGGCGCCGTCGGCGACAACTCCGGCCTCGGCAAGACCGTGAAGCTTGACCTCGGCGACGAGGGCAAGATCTTCATCGACGGCGCCTCGGTGCCGAACACCGTCACCAACGAAGACAAGCCCGCCGACGCCACCGTCTCGATGAAGTGGGACGACTTCATGGCTCTGTCGGAAGGCAAGCTGGATCCGATGATGGCCTTCATGCAGGGCAAGCTGAAGATCGCCGGCGACATGATGATCGCTCAGAAGCTGGCCCCGCTGCTGAAGCGTTGA
- a CDS encoding acyl-CoA dehydrogenase family protein gives MDFRHSDRALDWHARVRRFLDDQVIPREAEYFAQVRENPNRQPPVMEAMKAAAREAGLWNMFLPGEHGAGLTNLDYAPLAEMMGAHLWSSEVFNCNAPDTGNMEVLHMYGDAAQQDRWLKPLMAGQIRSAFLMTEPEVASSDATNIQTRIERDGDHYVINGRKWWSTNMAHPNVAMTIVMGKTDPDAATHAQQSQVIVPVDTPGFRVERMLTVFGYDERPIGHAEVVLENVRVPVENLIAGEGRGFEIAQGRLGPGRIHHCMRVIGAAERALELMVVRLLNRTAFRKQLAEHSVWEQRVADARTNIEMCRLLVLKAAWMMDEAGAKNARSEIAQIKVAAPRMALQVIDDAIQAFGGAGVSGDTPLAELYATVRTLRIADGPDEVHNRTIARLEYAKHGGKAST, from the coding sequence ATGGACTTCAGACATTCCGACCGCGCCCTGGACTGGCACGCCCGCGTGCGTCGTTTCCTCGACGACCAGGTGATCCCACGCGAGGCCGAGTATTTCGCCCAGGTGCGCGAGAACCCGAACCGCCAGCCCCCGGTCATGGAGGCCATGAAGGCCGCCGCGCGCGAGGCGGGCCTGTGGAACATGTTCCTGCCGGGCGAGCATGGCGCCGGCCTGACCAACCTCGACTACGCCCCCCTGGCCGAGATGATGGGCGCCCATCTGTGGTCGTCCGAGGTGTTCAACTGCAACGCCCCCGACACCGGCAATATGGAAGTCCTGCACATGTACGGCGACGCGGCCCAGCAGGACCGCTGGCTGAAGCCCCTGATGGCCGGCCAGATCCGCTCGGCCTTCCTGATGACCGAGCCCGAGGTCGCCTCGTCCGACGCCACCAATATCCAGACCCGGATCGAGCGCGACGGCGACCACTATGTCATCAACGGCCGCAAATGGTGGTCGACCAATATGGCCCACCCGAACGTCGCCATGACCATCGTCATGGGCAAGACCGACCCCGACGCCGCCACCCACGCCCAGCAGTCGCAGGTCATCGTGCCGGTGGACACGCCCGGTTTCCGCGTGGAGCGGATGCTGACGGTCTTCGGCTATGACGAACGCCCCATCGGCCACGCCGAGGTGGTGCTGGAAAACGTCCGCGTCCCGGTCGAAAACCTGATCGCCGGCGAGGGCCGGGGGTTCGAGATCGCCCAGGGGCGGCTCGGCCCCGGCCGGATCCACCACTGTATGCGCGTGATCGGCGCGGCCGAACGGGCGCTGGAGCTGATGGTCGTGCGCCTGCTGAACCGCACCGCCTTCCGGAAACAGCTGGCCGAACATTCAGTGTGGGAGCAGCGGGTCGCCGACGCCCGCACCAATATCGAGATGTGCCGCCTGCTGGTGCTGAAGGCCGCCTGGATGATGGACGAGGCGGGGGCCAAGAACGCCCGCTCCGAGATCGCCCAGATCAAGGTCGCGGCGCCGCGCATGGCGCTTCAGGTCATCGACGACGCCATCCAGGCCTTTGGCGGCGCCGGCGTCTCGGGCGACACCCCCCTGGCCGAACTCTACGCCACGGTGCGCACCCTGCGGATCGCCGACGGCCCGGACGAGGTCCACAATCGCACCATCGCCCGGCTGGAATACGCCAAACACGGCGGCAAAGCCTCTACTTGA
- the egtB gene encoding ergothioneine biosynthesis protein EgtB yields the protein MNARFEPDTRATSDVARFREIRAAMPALAQGLSAEDLSAQSMPDCSPGKWHLAHTSWFFEALILASDPDYAPVDPRFQQLFNSYYEALGERVPRARRGLITRPSLDEVLAYRREIDRRMAAWLASGPSSGQQLYLFELGLHHDQQHQELFLMDLLNLMACSPLDPAAYAVEPRQAPREAPRGGAVAFDGGLISIGHDGAGFAFDNEGPSHRVWLEPFALAADLVTNGDWLGFIADGGYARPELWLSDGWATVKAEAWTAPLYWRRDGDDWSIMSLTGRAPVDPTAPVRHISVYEADAYARWAGKRLPSEAEWEHAATTAPDAFSNLSGEVWQWTSSAYAPYPGFQPTPGTAAEYNGKFMANQMVLRGGAFATPPGHARVTYRNFFYPQQRWAFMGLRLAEDAPHERTASTQDAHEDAQTAAFRRDLVQGLSRDQKAVPPKWFYDAEGSRLFEQITALPEYYPTRQETALLRDRAAALTADFGPDAVLVEFGSGASEKTRLLLDAAPDLGAYVPLDISESALLDAATRIRADYPGLRVQPVLGDFEHLSPLPDDLPHGRRIGFFPGSTIGNLEPNEAVRFLASARRMLGEGALFILGVDLVKDPATLVAAYDDSQGVTAAFNLNLLARANAELAADFDLDAFAHRAVWNPDQSRMEMHLQAARQTAAHVGEARFNFMAGETIHTESSRKFTRDSVAALAKESGWSMAGFEVSPEPRVALALLRG from the coding sequence ATGAATGCGCGCTTCGAGCCCGATACACGGGCGACCTCCGACGTGGCCCGTTTCAGGGAGATCCGGGCCGCCATGCCCGCCCTGGCCCAGGGCCTGTCGGCAGAGGATCTGTCGGCCCAGTCCATGCCGGATTGCAGTCCCGGCAAATGGCACCTGGCCCACACCAGCTGGTTCTTCGAGGCCCTGATCCTGGCGTCTGACCCGGACTACGCGCCGGTCGATCCGCGCTTCCAGCAGCTGTTCAACTCCTACTACGAGGCCCTGGGCGAGCGGGTGCCCCGCGCCCGGCGCGGCCTGATCACCCGGCCCTCGCTGGACGAGGTTCTGGCCTATCGCCGCGAGATCGATCGTCGCATGGCCGCCTGGCTGGCCTCGGGTCCGTCCAGCGGTCAGCAACTCTATCTGTTCGAACTGGGTCTGCACCACGACCAGCAGCATCAGGAGCTGTTCCTGATGGACCTGCTGAACCTGATGGCCTGCTCGCCGCTGGACCCCGCCGCCTATGCGGTCGAGCCGCGACAGGCGCCGCGTGAGGCCCCGCGCGGCGGCGCCGTCGCCTTCGACGGCGGCCTGATCTCGATCGGTCATGACGGCGCCGGCTTCGCCTTCGACAATGAGGGTCCGTCGCACCGGGTCTGGCTGGAGCCCTTCGCCCTGGCCGCCGACCTCGTCACCAACGGCGACTGGCTGGGCTTCATCGCCGACGGCGGCTACGCCCGGCCCGAGCTGTGGCTGTCCGACGGCTGGGCCACGGTCAAGGCCGAGGCCTGGACCGCGCCCCTCTATTGGCGCCGCGACGGCGACGACTGGAGCATCATGAGCCTGACGGGCCGCGCCCCGGTCGACCCGACCGCCCCCGTGCGCCACATCAGCGTCTATGAGGCCGACGCCTACGCCCGCTGGGCCGGCAAACGCCTGCCGTCCGAGGCGGAATGGGAGCACGCCGCGACCACGGCCCCCGACGCCTTCTCCAACCTGTCGGGCGAGGTCTGGCAGTGGACGTCCAGCGCCTACGCCCCATACCCCGGCTTCCAGCCGACGCCCGGCACGGCGGCCGAGTACAATGGCAAGTTCATGGCCAATCAGATGGTCCTGCGCGGCGGCGCCTTCGCCACGCCCCCCGGCCACGCCCGCGTCACCTATCGCAACTTCTTCTACCCCCAACAGAGGTGGGCCTTCATGGGGCTGAGACTGGCCGAAGACGCCCCGCACGAGCGCACCGCCTCGACCCAGGACGCCCACGAAGACGCCCAGACCGCCGCCTTCCGGCGCGACCTGGTCCAGGGCCTGTCGCGCGACCAAAAGGCCGTGCCGCCCAAATGGTTCTACGACGCCGAGGGCTCTCGCCTGTTCGAACAGATCACCGCCCTGCCGGAATATTATCCGACCCGGCAGGAGACGGCCCTGTTGCGCGACCGCGCCGCCGCCCTGACCGCCGACTTCGGCCCCGACGCCGTCCTGGTCGAGTTCGGATCGGGCGCCAGCGAGAAGACCCGTCTCCTGCTGGACGCCGCGCCCGACCTCGGCGCCTATGTGCCGCTGGACATCAGCGAGTCGGCCCTGCTGGACGCCGCGACCCGTATCCGCGCCGACTATCCCGGCCTGAGGGTCCAGCCGGTCCTGGGCGACTTCGAACATCTGTCGCCCCTGCCGGACGATTTGCCGCACGGCCGGCGCATCGGCTTCTTCCCCGGCTCGACCATCGGCAATCTGGAGCCGAACGAGGCGGTGCGGTTCCTCGCCTCGGCCCGGCGGATGCTGGGGGAGGGGGCTCTGTTCATCCTGGGCGTCGATCTGGTCAAGGATCCCGCGACCCTGGTCGCCGCCTATGACGACAGCCAGGGCGTCACCGCCGCCTTCAACCTGAACCTCCTGGCCCGCGCCAACGCCGAACTGGCCGCCGACTTCGACCTCGACGCCTTCGCCCACCGCGCCGTCTGGAACCCGGATCAGTCGCGCATGGAGATGCACCTCCAGGCCGCGCGTCAAACCGCCGCGCATGTCGGTGAGGCCCGCTTCAACTTCATGGCCGGCGAGACGATCCACACCGAAAGCTCGCGCAAGTTCACGCGGGATTCGGTCGCCGCATTGGCCAAGGAGTCCGGCTGGTCCATGGCCGGTTTCGAGGTTTCGCCCGAACCCCGCGTGGCCCTGGCCCTGCTGCGGGGGTGA
- a CDS encoding general stress protein — MDGQTPRPSGVSKRGFASMDPERQREIARKGGASVPSEKRSFSQDRSLAAQAGRKGGEASHGPKKDAASDDVE, encoded by the coding sequence ATGGACGGCCAAACCCCGCGACCCTCCGGCGTTTCCAAGCGAGGCTTCGCCTCGATGGATCCCGAACGTCAGCGCGAAATCGCGCGCAAGGGGGGCGCCAGCGTCCCCAGCGAGAAGAGAAGCTTCTCCCAAGACCGCAGCCTGGCGGCCCAGGCCGGACGCAAGGGCGGCGAGGCCTCGCACGGCCCAAAGAAGGACGCGGCTTCGGACGACGTCGAGTGA
- a CDS encoding MBL fold metallo-hydrolase has product MSQPASPIGVFVTPVTPLQQNCTTVWCTATNKAAVIDPGGSVDAVLGEVARRGLTLDQIWITHGHLDHAGGAAEMQEKTGVQITGPQKADQFWIDRIVESGRMYGLPDARPFTPDRWLEDGDTVSLGETTWEVRHCPGHTPGHVIFFNRAARFAQVGDVLFKGSVGRTDFPMSDPPALIRAVVEKLWPLGDDVTFVPGHGPISTFGEERRTNPFVSDAALQRAPIQREPVGPA; this is encoded by the coding sequence ATGAGCCAGCCCGCCTCCCCCATCGGCGTCTTCGTCACGCCCGTCACCCCGCTTCAGCAGAACTGCACCACCGTCTGGTGCACTGCGACGAACAAGGCCGCCGTGATTGATCCTGGCGGGTCGGTGGATGCGGTTCTGGGCGAGGTGGCCCGACGCGGCCTGACCCTGGACCAGATCTGGATCACCCACGGCCACCTGGACCACGCCGGCGGCGCGGCCGAGATGCAGGAGAAGACCGGGGTCCAGATCACCGGGCCGCAGAAGGCCGATCAGTTCTGGATCGACCGGATCGTCGAGAGCGGCCGAATGTACGGCCTGCCAGACGCGCGGCCCTTCACCCCCGACCGCTGGCTGGAGGACGGCGATACGGTCAGCCTGGGCGAGACCACCTGGGAGGTGCGCCACTGCCCCGGTCACACGCCGGGCCATGTGATCTTCTTCAATCGGGCGGCGCGATTCGCCCAGGTCGGGGACGTGCTGTTCAAGGGATCGGTCGGCCGCACCGATTTTCCGATGAGCGATCCGCCCGCCCTGATCCGCGCCGTGGTCGAAAAGCTGTGGCCGCTGGGCGACGACGTGACCTTCGTGCCGGGGCACGGGCCGATCTCGACCTTCGGCGAGGAGCGGCGGACCAATCCGTTCGTGTCGGACGCGGCGCTGCAAAGGGCGCCGATCCAGCGGGAGCCGGTGGGGCCGGCGTGA
- the tig gene encoding trigger factor: MQVVEKSNEGLSRVFAVTIPVAELNQKLEARVKEVAPQVKLKGFRPGKVPVAHVKKTFGREFMGEIINAELNETSQKALDEAKIRPAAPAEMKLTSDMDKVMAGQEDLAYEMALEIMPDFTPVDPKTLKLDRPTYEASDADLDEALTELAGQAKSYEDKKGKTVKAAEGDQLTIDFLGKLDGEPFDGGAAEDADLVIGSGRFIPGFEEQLTGAKVGEEKTIEVTFPENYQAAHLAGKLATFDVKVKAIKAEVEAKVDDEFAKRIGLESLDKLKELLSQNLNQQYAGAARFKLKRALLDQLDTAHDFLLPPKMVEAEFDGIWQQVEADKAAGRLPEEDAAKSDEDLKTEYRKIAERRVRLGLVLAEIGRANNVQVTDQELNAALLQEARNYPGQEQAVLNFYRQNPNAAAQMRAPIYEEKVVDLIVGLAEVTDTPISKEELLKEDEEG; the protein is encoded by the coding sequence ATGCAAGTCGTCGAAAAGTCGAACGAAGGCCTCAGCCGCGTGTTCGCGGTCACCATTCCCGTCGCGGAGCTGAACCAGAAGCTCGAAGCCCGCGTCAAGGAAGTCGCCCCCCAGGTGAAGCTGAAGGGCTTCCGTCCTGGCAAGGTGCCGGTCGCCCACGTCAAGAAGACCTTCGGCCGCGAGTTCATGGGCGAGATCATCAACGCCGAACTGAACGAGACCAGCCAGAAGGCCCTCGACGAGGCCAAGATCCGTCCGGCCGCCCCGGCCGAGATGAAGCTGACCTCCGACATGGACAAGGTCATGGCCGGTCAGGAAGACCTGGCCTATGAAATGGCCCTGGAAATCATGCCGGACTTCACCCCGGTCGATCCCAAGACCCTGAAGCTGGACCGCCCGACCTATGAAGCCTCGGACGCCGATCTGGACGAGGCTCTGACCGAGCTGGCCGGCCAGGCCAAGTCCTACGAGGACAAGAAGGGCAAGACCGTCAAGGCCGCCGAGGGCGACCAACTGACCATCGACTTCCTGGGCAAGCTGGACGGCGAACCCTTCGACGGCGGCGCCGCCGAGGACGCGGACCTGGTCATCGGCTCGGGCCGTTTCATCCCCGGCTTCGAAGAACAACTGACCGGCGCCAAGGTCGGTGAAGAGAAGACCATCGAGGTCACCTTCCCCGAGAACTACCAAGCCGCCCACCTGGCCGGCAAACTGGCCACCTTCGACGTCAAGGTGAAGGCCATCAAGGCCGAGGTCGAAGCCAAGGTGGACGACGAGTTCGCCAAGCGCATCGGCTTGGAGTCGCTGGACAAGCTGAAGGAACTGCTGAGCCAGAACCTGAACCAGCAATACGCCGGCGCCGCCCGCTTCAAGCTGAAGCGCGCCCTGCTGGACCAGCTGGACACGGCCCATGACTTCCTGCTGCCGCCGAAGATGGTCGAGGCCGAGTTCGACGGCATCTGGCAACAGGTCGAGGCCGACAAGGCCGCCGGCCGCCTGCCGGAAGAGGACGCCGCCAAGTCCGACGAAGACCTGAAGACCGAATACCGCAAGATCGCCGAGCGTCGCGTGCGCCTGGGTCTGGTCCTGGCCGAGATCGGCCGCGCCAACAACGTCCAGGTCACCGACCAGGAGCTGAACGCCGCCCTGCTCCAGGAAGCCCGCAACTATCCGGGCCAGGAACAGGCCGTCCTGAACTTCTACCGCCAGAACCCCAACGCCGCCGCCCAGATGCGCGCGCCGATCTACGAGGAAAAGGTCGTCGACCTGATCGTCGGCCTGGCCGAAGTCACCGACACCCCGATCAGCAAGGAAGAGCTGCTGAAGGAAGACGAAGAGGGCTGA
- a CDS encoding ATP-dependent Clp protease proteolytic subunit encodes MRDPIELMNMNLVPMVVEQSSRGERSFDIFSRLLRERIIFLTGPFEDGMASLICAQLLFLESENPKKEISMYINSPGGQVSSALAIYDTMQYIKSPVSTVVMGMAASAGSLILTAGAAGQRIALPNARIMVHQPSGGFRGQASDIELHAADIRYTKKRLNEIYVHHTGRTYEEVEKTLDRDHFMSAEDAKSWGIVDHVYDRREQADADGVKTPGH; translated from the coding sequence ATGCGCGATCCGATCGAACTGATGAACATGAACCTCGTCCCCATGGTGGTCGAGCAGTCCAGCCGGGGCGAGCGCTCCTTCGACATCTTCTCGCGTCTGTTGCGCGAGCGGATCATCTTCCTGACGGGGCCGTTCGAGGACGGCATGGCCTCGCTGATCTGCGCCCAGCTGCTGTTCCTGGAGTCGGAGAATCCCAAGAAGGAGATCTCCATGTATATCAACAGCCCCGGCGGACAGGTGTCCTCGGCGCTCGCGATCTACGACACCATGCAATATATCAAGAGCCCGGTTTCGACCGTGGTCATGGGCATGGCGGCCTCGGCCGGCTCGCTGATCCTGACGGCCGGCGCTGCGGGCCAGCGCATCGCCCTGCCGAACGCGCGCATCATGGTGCACCAGCCCTCGGGCGGTTTCCGCGGCCAGGCCTCGGACATCGAGCTGCACGCCGCCGACATCCGCTACACCAAGAAGCGTCTGAACGAGATCTACGTCCACCACACCGGCCGGACCTACGAGGAAGTCGAAAAGACCCTGGACCGCGACCACTTCATGTCGGCCGAAGACGCCAAGAGCTGGGGCATCGTCGATCACGTCTATGACCGCCGCGAACAGGCCGACGCCGACGGCGTCAAGACCCCCGGCCACTAA